The following coding sequences lie in one Patescibacteria group bacterium genomic window:
- the secY gene encoding preprotein translocase subunit SecY: MWEKFTQIFKIRDLRKSILYVLALLVIFRIAAHIPIPGVNLDNLKEFFASNQIFGLINIFSGGGMSNFSVVAMGVGPYITASIIFQLLVMIVPKLEEISKEPGGYQKINNWTRWLTVPLAALQGYGIITTLQRQSTYKIINFLSPFDLILTLITLTAGTVFLMWIGELISERKIGNGISLIIFAGIVDRLPSLVQRTLVVFDPAEIFNLVLFAIIAIITIVGVVIINEGTRNVPVSYARHVRGNKMYGGVSTHLPLRVNMAGVIPIIFAISLIIFPPMIAQFFVHAKSQILVQAAQFIISVFQNQLIYGILYFVFVFGFTYFYTAVIFHPQQIAENLQKQGGFIPGIRPGKHTEEYLGHVTNRIIFAGALFLGLIAILPLVIQQFTGGLNLVIGGTSLLIVVSVVIETVKQVESQLTMREYEGI, translated from the coding sequence ATGTGGGAAAAGTTCACGCAAATTTTTAAAATTAGAGATTTACGCAAAAGCATTTTGTATGTTTTAGCTTTATTGGTAATTTTTAGAATTGCTGCTCATATTCCTATTCCCGGAGTTAATTTGGATAATTTGAAGGAATTTTTTGCATCCAACCAGATTTTTGGCTTGATTAATATTTTTTCCGGCGGCGGCATGAGTAATTTTTCAGTTGTGGCCATGGGAGTCGGCCCTTATATTACTGCTTCTATTATTTTTCAATTGTTGGTTATGATTGTGCCTAAGCTGGAAGAAATTTCCAAAGAGCCAGGCGGTTATCAAAAAATAAATAATTGGACCAGATGGCTGACCGTACCTCTGGCAGCTCTGCAGGGCTATGGCATCATTACAACCTTGCAAAGACAATCCACCTATAAAATAATCAACTTTTTATCGCCTTTTGATTTAATCCTAACACTGATTACGCTCACTGCCGGGACAGTATTTTTAATGTGGATTGGCGAATTGATTTCAGAAAGGAAAATAGGCAATGGCATCTCTTTAATTATTTTTGCCGGTATTGTTGACAGATTGCCAAGCTTGGTGCAAAGAACTTTAGTTGTTTTTGATCCAGCCGAAATTTTTAATTTAGTTTTATTCGCCATCATTGCCATTATTACAATTGTAGGCGTGGTAATTATTAATGAAGGCACGCGCAATGTGCCGGTTTCTTACGCCCGCCACGTGCGAGGCAATAAAATGTATGGCGGAGTCAGCACTCATTTGCCATTAAGGGTCAATATGGCTGGCGTGATTCCGATTATTTTTGCAATTTCTTTGATTATCTTTCCGCCCATGATTGCCCAGTTTTTTGTCCATGCTAAATCCCAGATTTTGGTTCAGGCCGCGCAATTTATAATTTCTGTTTTCCAGAATCAGCTTATTTACGGCATCTTATATTTTGTTTTTGTTTTTGGCTTCACTTATTTTTATACAGCAGTCATTTTTCATCCCCAGCAGATTGCTGAAAATTTACAAAAGCAAGGCGGATTTATTCCTGGCATTCGGCCGGGTAAACACACTGAGGAATATCTGGGCCATGTCACAAATCGCATAATTTTTGCCGGCGCATTGTTTTTGGGCTTGATTGCTATTTTACCTTTGGTTATTCAGCAGTTTACCGGCGGTTTGAATTTAGTGATTGGCGGTACCAGTTTATTGATCGTAGTCAGCGTGGTAATTGAAACCGTTAAGCAGGTTGAATCACAGTTAACGATGAGAGAATACGAGGGCATTTAA
- the rpsH gene encoding 30S ribosomal protein S8, translating to MITDPIADMLTRIRNAQAVRKSEVLLPFSKLKFELAKILKHENYIEDAAKVEEAKFPQIKIVLKYNEDKQSAISNIRRVSKPGKRIYVSKTKIPSVLNNLGILIISTSNGLMTNKEARRKGIGGEILCEIW from the coding sequence ATGATTACAGATCCAATAGCAGACATGTTAACAAGAATTAGAAATGCTCAGGCTGTGAGAAAGAGCGAGGTTTTGCTGCCCTTTTCAAAGCTAAAGTTTGAATTGGCCAAGATATTAAAGCATGAAAACTATATTGAAGATGCCGCTAAGGTTGAAGAAGCAAAATTCCCACAAATAAAAATAGTTTTGAAATATAATGAAGACAAGCAAAGCGCAATCTCCAATATCAGGCGAGTCAGTAAGCCAGGCAAGAGAATATATGTCAGTAAAACAAAAATTCCCAGTGTCTTAAATAATTTAGGCATTTTGATAATTTCCACCTCCAATGGTTTAATGACCAATAAAGAAGCAAGAAGAAAAGGAATTGGCGGTGAAATTTTATGCGAAATTTGGTAA
- a CDS encoding nucleoside monophosphate kinase, translating to MNIILIGPQGSGKGTQAELLAKKYKLPVIGIGSLFRQEVQHKTKLGKKVGKYMLKGSLVPDHFTEELLKRELRKAKYLRGAIYDGFPRDYKQLKLLEKLIIINYVIFIGINQKSSIKRLSSRRICGCGQTYNIKTDRPKHALICDQCGKNLSQRADDTPQAIKNRLRIFKKETLPLLKYFKKERKLIKINGEASIKKVFSLILKDLKS from the coding sequence ATGAATATAATTTTGATTGGTCCGCAGGGCTCAGGCAAGGGTACTCAGGCAGAGCTTTTAGCTAAAAAGTATAAATTGCCAGTAATCGGCATTGGCAGTCTTTTTCGACAAGAGGTTCAACATAAAACAAAGCTAGGCAAAAAAGTCGGGAAATACATGCTTAAAGGTTCTCTGGTGCCCGATCATTTTACAGAGGAATTATTAAAAAGAGAATTAAGGAAAGCTAAATATCTCCGAGGCGCAATTTATGACGGTTTTCCCAGAGATTATAAACAGCTTAAATTATTAGAGAAACTAATTATTATTAATTACGTTATATTTATAGGGATAAATCAAAAATCATCAATTAAGAGGCTGAGTAGTCGCAGGATATGCGGTTGCGGCCAGACTTATAATATTAAGACTGACAGGCCAAAGCATGCTTTGATCTGCGATCAATGCGGCAAAAATTTGAGCCAGAGAGCTGATGATACGCCCCAGGCGATAAAAAATAGATTAAGAATATTTAAAAAAGAGACCTTGCCATTATTGAAATATTTTAAAAAAGAGCGTAAGCTGATAAAAATAAATGGCGAGGCTTCAATTAAAAAGGTTTTTAGTTTGATTTTAAAAGATTTAAAAAGTTAG
- the map gene encoding type I methionyl aminopeptidase, translating to MIIYKTQKEIEVIGIGGRILAGILKEVQSMVKPGVGTMELDNLAEKLILQNGGQPSFKNYQTSASDIPFPTTLCTSINDEVVHAPARPNRILKEGDIIGLDIGMEYQGGFTDMAVTVGVGKVSQEAENLMATAQECLNLAIEQVKEGNYLSDVAKVIQDYAEENGFTVVRELVGHGVGQKVHEDPNVPNYVTEESKNIQLKRGMTIAIEPMVNSGGWRVKLLDDDLTFATADGSLSAQFEHTVAIDHEGKTRVLTAL from the coding sequence ATGATTATTTATAAAACACAAAAAGAGATTGAAGTGATAGGCATCGGGGGCAGGATTTTGGCCGGAATTTTAAAAGAAGTCCAGTCAATGGTTAAGCCAGGCGTCGGCACCATGGAGCTGGATAATCTGGCAGAAAAATTAATTTTACAAAATGGCGGGCAGCCCTCTTTTAAGAATTATCAAACCTCAGCCAGCGACATACCTTTTCCCACTACTTTATGTACTTCAATTAATGATGAGGTGGTTCATGCTCCTGCCAGGCCCAATCGCATTCTAAAGGAAGGTGATATCATCGGCTTGGATATTGGCATGGAATATCAAGGCGGGTTTACTGACATGGCAGTGACCGTTGGTGTCGGTAAAGTCAGCCAAGAAGCAGAAAATTTAATGGCCACTGCGCAAGAGTGTTTAAATTTAGCCATTGAACAAGTTAAAGAGGGAAATTATTTAAGTGATGTTGCTAAAGTAATTCAAGACTATGCGGAAGAAAATGGTTTTACGGTAGTTAGAGAATTAGTCGGCCATGGCGTTGGCCAGAAAGTTCATGAGGATCCTAATGTGCCAAATTATGTGACTGAAGAAAGTAAAAATATTCAGCTTAAAAGAGGCATGACGATTGCGATTGAACCTATGGTTAATTCTGGCGGCTGGCGAGTTAAACTTTTAGACGATGATTTAACCTTTGCCACAGCTGATGGCAGTTTGTCAGCGCAATTTGAGCATACTGTGGCGATTGATCATGAGGGTAAGACCAGGGTTTTGACAGCGTTGTAG
- the rplR gene encoding 50S ribosomal protein L18, which translates to MTNNKEKIKNQLKESRRSRIRARIIGTKQKPRLNVFRSLKHINVQIIDDLAGATLVAASDLELKNKKATKTEKAKAVGKLAAQKAMDKKIKKVVFDRAGYKYHGRVKAVAEGAREGGLEF; encoded by the coding sequence ATGACTAATAATAAAGAAAAAATTAAAAATCAGCTGAAAGAAAGCAGAAGAAGCAGAATCAGAGCGAGAATAATCGGTACAAAACAAAAGCCGAGATTAAATGTTTTCAGAAGCTTAAAGCATATTAATGTGCAGATTATTGATGATTTGGCTGGCGCGACTTTAGTTGCGGCCAGTGATTTGGAATTGAAGAATAAAAAAGCGACCAAGACTGAAAAAGCTAAAGCTGTTGGTAAATTGGCGGCGCAAAAAGCAATGGATAAAAAAATTAAAAAAGTAGTCTTTGACCGAGCTGGCTATAAATATCACGGCCGGGTAAAAGCTGTGGCAGAAGGAGCAAGAGAAGGCGGTTTAGAATTTTAA
- the rplF gene encoding 50S ribosomal protein L6, which produces MSRIGKKPITIPDDVAVKIEANELIIKGPRGELKQKIHPQVNIEIKDKQILITVSDPTDKSQRALWGLFGSLIKNMILGVKEGFTKKLEVVGVGFKVSLAGSKLVLNVGYSHPVEFILPPGITGSVEKNFITLTSNDKKQVGEVAALIRKIRKPEPYKGKGIKYADEIIKKKVGKAAAKAAG; this is translated from the coding sequence ATGTCCAGAATCGGCAAAAAACCAATAACTATCCCTGATGATGTGGCGGTAAAAATTGAGGCCAATGAATTGATTATCAAGGGACCCAGAGGTGAATTAAAACAAAAAATTCATCCCCAGGTTAATATTGAAATAAAAGACAAACAGATTTTGATTACTGTCTCAGATCCCACAGACAAGTCTCAAAGAGCGCTTTGGGGTTTATTTGGCAGCTTGATTAAAAATATGATTTTAGGAGTTAAAGAAGGTTTTACTAAAAAATTGGAAGTGGTTGGCGTGGGTTTTAAAGTCAGTTTGGCCGGCAGCAAATTAGTTCTAAATGTAGGCTACTCTCACCCGGTTGAATTTATTTTGCCCCCGGGCATCACTGGCAGTGTGGAAAAGAATTTTATTACCTTGACAAGCAATGATAAAAAACAGGTTGGCGAGGTGGCAGCCTTAATAAGGAAAATAAGAAAGCCTGAACCATACAAAGGCAAGGGCATAAAATATGCAGATGAAATTATTAAAAAGAAAGTTGGCAAAGCAGCTGCCAAAGCCGCAGGTTAG
- the rplO gene encoding 50S ribosomal protein L15 — MSLNLNNLRPAYGAKKKKKRVGRGDSSGHGTYSTRGAKGQRARSGGKGGLKLKGLKGNILSIPKLGGFRSLRPKLEIVNLQDLEKNFENDDIITAGKLAAKGLIKGTSIGVKILGQGELTKKLIVKTNKISASAKEAVEKAGGKIILLLPYKKELKEEKK; from the coding sequence ATGTCATTGAATTTAAACAATTTAAGGCCAGCCTATGGCGCTAAAAAGAAAAAGAAGAGGGTCGGCAGAGGCGATTCTTCAGGTCATGGCACTTATTCTACTCGCGGTGCTAAAGGCCAACGAGCCAGAAGCGGCGGCAAGGGCGGTTTAAAATTAAAAGGCTTAAAAGGCAATATTTTGAGCATTCCAAAATTAGGTGGCTTTAGGAGCTTAAGGCCTAAGTTAGAAATTGTTAATTTGCAGGATTTGGAAAAGAATTTTGAAAATGATGATATAATAACAGCAGGTAAATTAGCGGCTAAGGGTTTAATCAAGGGGACTAGCATTGGCGTTAAAATTTTAGGCCAGGGAGAGCTCACCAAGAAGCTGATTGTTAAGACTAATAAAATTTCAGCCTCTGCTAAAGAAGCTGTGGAAAAAGCAGGCGGCAAGATTATTTTGCTCTTACCTTATAAAAAAGAGCTTAAAGAAGAAAAGAAATAA
- the rplE gene encoding 50S ribosomal protein L5, with product MNLKEFYQKKARTQLKQEFGYKNELQVPKLTKVVLNAGLSKGLKDATFIENVESTLLRISGQKPLKTKAKKSISNFKIRQGMVIGMKVTLRGKYMWDFVEKLIKITLPRVRDFRGLDLKTLDKNGNLNIGIKEHLAFPEIKADEIERLHGLEIALVTTAETKAEGKALFIALGFPFKESKK from the coding sequence ATGAATTTGAAAGAATTTTATCAAAAAAAAGCCAGAACACAATTAAAGCAGGAATTTGGCTATAAAAATGAATTACAAGTGCCGAAATTAACAAAGGTAGTATTAAATGCGGGTTTAAGCAAAGGCTTAAAAGACGCAACTTTCATAGAAAATGTGGAAAGCACTTTGCTGAGAATAAGCGGCCAAAAGCCTTTAAAAACCAAAGCCAAAAAATCAATTTCTAATTTTAAAATTAGACAGGGCATGGTGATTGGCATGAAAGTCACTCTGCGCGGCAAATATATGTGGGATTTTGTGGAAAAATTAATCAAAATTACCTTGCCTCGTGTCAGAGATTTTCGCGGTTTAGATTTGAAAACTTTGGATAAAAATGGCAATTTAAATATTGGGATCAAAGAACATTTGGCCTTTCCTGAAATCAAAGCAGATGAAATTGAAAGATTGCATGGCTTGGAAATCGCGTTAGTGACAACTGCTGAAACCAAAGCAGAAGGCAAGGCTTTATTTATTGCCTTAGGGTTTCCTTTTAAAGAATCAAAAAAATAA
- the rpsE gene encoding 30S ribosomal protein S5, whose protein sequence is MAKRNNNKDRGGVKKEEEFEQRVVDLARVTRVMAGGKRMKFRACLAIGDKKGRVGFGVAKGADVTAAITKAFNKAKKNLVKVPIVNETIPHNVKVKFKSAKILLKPAKKGTGVKAGGAVRILCELAGIANITAKILGSNNKINNVKATTIAFKSFKRGTKSALEIEVENNELGKENRVQSVTSKKAEGKSFKDKIKGLISKKTENK, encoded by the coding sequence ATGGCTAAAAGAAATAATAATAAAGACAGAGGCGGAGTGAAAAAAGAAGAGGAATTCGAGCAAAGAGTGGTTGATTTGGCGCGCGTTACCCGTGTCATGGCCGGAGGCAAAAGAATGAAATTCCGAGCTTGTTTGGCGATTGGCGACAAAAAAGGCCGAGTGGGTTTTGGCGTTGCCAAAGGCGCTGATGTAACAGCGGCAATAACCAAAGCCTTTAATAAAGCCAAGAAAAATTTAGTAAAAGTGCCCATAGTAAACGAAACGATTCCTCACAATGTCAAAGTAAAATTTAAATCAGCTAAAATACTTTTAAAGCCTGCAAAAAAAGGAACAGGAGTTAAGGCAGGCGGCGCAGTCAGAATCCTTTGCGAATTAGCCGGTATTGCCAATATCACAGCCAAAATCCTGGGTTCAAACAATAAAATTAACAATGTTAAAGCGACGACCATTGCTTTTAAGAGCTTTAAGCGCGGTACAAAATCAGCTCTAGAAATTGAGGTTGAAAACAATGAATTGGGAAAAGAAAATAGAGTTCAATCTGTTACTTCTAAAAAAGCTGAAGGAAAAAGCTTTAAAGATAAAATTAAAGGTTTAATATCTAAAAAAACGGAAAATAAATAA
- a CDS encoding type Z 30S ribosomal protein S14, protein MATKAQVVRAERKPKYMTRKVRRCWRCGRAHGYMRDFNLCRICFRELAAKGEIPGITKSSW, encoded by the coding sequence ATGGCAACCAAAGCACAAGTCGTAAGAGCAGAGAGAAAACCGAAATATATGACCCGCAAAGTTAGACGCTGTTGGCGTTGTGGCCGTGCCCATGGCTATATGCGCGATTTTAATTTGTGCAGAATTTGCTTTCGAGAATTGGCAGCTAAAGGCGAAATCCCGGGCATTACTAAAAGCAGCTGGTAA